Proteins encoded together in one Streptomyces umbrinus window:
- a CDS encoding HdeD family acid-resistance protein, with the protein MAEVPSRAPWGSDDDRRVHAARDPHRPERPGGPGGLGGSGGLGGPGGPENPLFRLTRTAWQAVLAAGIATLLLGVMILVWPEATLFAAGVLFGLYLLFSGVLQLVSAFGTHAATSLRVMAFISGALSILLGLFCFRGAMQSILLLALWMGIGWLFRGVTQTLAAVSDPSAPARGWQILLGVLSFLAGVVLIVSPFESVAVLTVVGGCWLLALGITEIITAVQLRRRARYAPRAL; encoded by the coding sequence ATGGCCGAGGTACCGAGCAGAGCGCCCTGGGGGTCGGACGACGACCGGCGGGTCCACGCGGCCCGCGACCCGCACCGGCCGGAGAGGCCCGGCGGACCCGGAGGGCTCGGTGGCTCCGGAGGACTCGGTGGTCCCGGCGGACCCGAGAATCCGCTCTTCCGCCTCACGCGCACCGCCTGGCAGGCCGTACTGGCCGCCGGGATCGCGACACTGCTGCTCGGCGTCATGATCCTGGTGTGGCCGGAGGCGACGCTGTTCGCGGCGGGGGTGCTCTTCGGGCTCTACCTGCTCTTCAGCGGCGTACTCCAACTGGTCTCCGCCTTCGGTACGCACGCGGCGACCTCCCTGCGGGTCATGGCCTTCATCAGCGGAGCCCTGTCGATCCTGCTCGGCCTGTTCTGCTTCCGCGGGGCGATGCAGTCGATCCTGCTGCTCGCGCTGTGGATGGGCATCGGCTGGCTCTTCCGGGGCGTGACACAGACCCTGGCCGCCGTGTCCGACCCGTCCGCCCCCGCCCGCGGCTGGCAGATCCTCCTCGGCGTCCTCAGCTTCCTCGCGGGCGTCGTCCTGATCGTCTCCCCCTTCGAGTCGGTCGCCGTCCTCACGGTGGTCGGCGGCTGCTGGCTCCTGGCCCTCGGCATCACGGAGATCATCACGGCGGTACAGCTGCGCAGGCGGGCGCGGTATGCGCCGCGGGCGCTTTGA
- a CDS encoding MarR family winged helix-turn-helix transcriptional regulator, translating into MSETGPDPGDTPEPDPRLFFHLQRAAHQLRTTADRRCLAAAGITTAQLGALFAVREQPGVTQRELARTLGLRESAVTALVTRLTTAGLVTKQAHPREHRAVTLELTSEGAGALRAAQPEIDRFNGEMRALLGEDEFVRTAAALRRLAHWES; encoded by the coding sequence ATGTCCGAGACCGGCCCCGACCCCGGGGACACCCCCGAGCCCGACCCGCGCCTCTTCTTCCATCTCCAGCGCGCGGCCCACCAGTTGCGTACGACCGCGGACCGGCGCTGTCTGGCCGCCGCCGGGATCACCACGGCGCAGCTCGGCGCGCTGTTCGCCGTGCGCGAGCAACCCGGCGTCACCCAGCGGGAGTTGGCCCGCACCCTGGGGCTGCGCGAGTCCGCCGTCACCGCGCTCGTCACCCGGCTCACCACGGCCGGTCTCGTCACCAAGCAGGCCCACCCGCGCGAACACCGGGCCGTGACACTGGAGTTGACGTCCGAGGGAGCCGGTGCCCTGCGCGCCGCCCAGCCCGAGATCGACCGCTTCAACGGCGAGATGCGGGCTCTTCTCGGCGAGGACGAGTTCGTACGCACCGCCGCGGCCCTCCGCCGACTGGCGCACTGGGAGTCCTGA
- a CDS encoding HhH-GPD-type base excision DNA repair protein: MDATLHLAQQPEADELLGRSPLAALVGMLLDQQVPMEWAFAGPYTIAQRLGTDDLDAHEIAAHDPEAFAALLSEKPAVHRYPGSMAKRIQQLCQYLVEHYEGDAAKVWEGVKTGEELLRRLKELPGFGAQKAQIFLALLGKQLGVRPKGWREAAGAYGEDKSFRSVADITGPESLVKVRAHKQEMKAAAKAAKASGK, translated from the coding sequence ATGGACGCCACGCTTCACCTAGCCCAGCAGCCCGAGGCCGACGAACTGCTCGGCCGCAGCCCGCTCGCCGCGCTCGTAGGCATGCTCCTCGACCAGCAGGTTCCGATGGAGTGGGCCTTCGCGGGCCCGTACACGATCGCGCAGCGCCTCGGCACGGACGATCTCGACGCGCACGAGATCGCGGCGCACGACCCCGAGGCCTTCGCGGCGCTGCTGTCCGAGAAGCCGGCCGTGCACCGCTACCCGGGCTCGATGGCGAAGCGGATCCAGCAGCTGTGCCAGTACCTCGTGGAGCACTACGAAGGGGACGCGGCGAAGGTCTGGGAGGGCGTGAAGACCGGCGAGGAACTCCTCCGCCGTCTCAAGGAGCTGCCCGGCTTCGGCGCCCAGAAGGCGCAGATCTTCCTCGCGCTGCTGGGCAAGCAGCTCGGCGTACGCCCGAAGGGCTGGCGCGAGGCGGCCGGTGCGTACGGGGAGGACAAGTCCTTCCGCTCGGTCGCCGACATCACGGGGCCGGAATCGCTGGTGAAGGTACGGGCGCACAAGCAGGAGATGAAGGCGGCGGCGAAGGCGGCGAAGGCCTCCGGCAAGTGA
- a CDS encoding siderophore-interacting protein, giving the protein MGQGHGWEGAVLKLFRGKDFEFTVTGAADVTEHYRRVHLTDGGMLAATGVHPTMWVRLWFDNAGKPHQRAYTLVDPDPDAGTFSLEFALHEGCASDWARAAKPGDTIEATVQGTGFTDPDPAPSHVLAIGDTASLPALNSLLGAVGSAPTTIWFESAEGLDGLPLQADPDRHDVRTVPRLDKGAHLVAQVKEAVPELLKDAADPYVWIACDTATTRALAAYFRKELALPKQRVNALGYWRAA; this is encoded by the coding sequence ATGGGGCAGGGTCACGGCTGGGAGGGCGCGGTCCTCAAACTGTTCCGGGGCAAGGACTTCGAGTTCACGGTCACGGGAGCGGCGGACGTCACCGAGCACTACCGCCGGGTGCACCTCACCGACGGCGGCATGCTCGCGGCGACCGGGGTGCACCCGACGATGTGGGTGCGACTGTGGTTCGACAACGCGGGCAAGCCGCACCAGCGGGCGTACACACTCGTGGATCCGGATCCGGACGCGGGGACCTTCAGCCTGGAGTTCGCGCTGCACGAGGGGTGCGCGAGCGACTGGGCGCGGGCCGCGAAGCCCGGGGACACGATCGAGGCGACGGTCCAGGGCACGGGCTTCACGGACCCGGACCCGGCACCCTCCCACGTCCTGGCGATCGGCGACACGGCCTCCCTCCCCGCGCTCAACTCCCTTCTCGGGGCGGTGGGTTCGGCGCCCACGACGATCTGGTTCGAGTCGGCGGAGGGCCTGGACGGCCTGCCCCTCCAGGCGGACCCGGACCGCCATGACGTCCGTACGGTCCCCCGGCTCGACAAGGGCGCGCACCTGGTGGCCCAGGTGAAGGAGGCCGTGCCGGAACTTCTGAAGGACGCGGCCGACCCGTACGTCTGGATCGCCTGCGACACGGCGACGACGCGGGCGCTTGCCGCCTACTTCCGCAAGGAGCTGGCGCTGCCCAAACAGCGGGTGAACGCGCTGGGGTACTGGCGCGCGGCCTGA
- a CDS encoding GNAT family N-acetyltransferase — protein sequence MTVEIYRDAWGVPHLRAGDARELAHAQGLATAHDRAWQLEVERHRARGTSAAFLGADALGWDRFARQARLDDTARRCFTALERRDPETAAWVRAYVDGVNQGLPEGARRAPEFASVGLAPDHWEPWTPLGVWLATHILFAGFPAKLWREEVVRHLGPDAVGLFATDGPGTSGSNGWLVTGERTATGGPVIAGDPHRYIEALGVYQQIRLSCPEFDVIGLAVPGVPGIAHFGHTGTVAWSITNAMADCQDLYRERLRRTGHGDRVEALGPDGAWHPASRHTEFIEVAGGDPVEVEVIETDRGPVVINGDTDPYGDTDPYSDTDPYSDGDGDTDGGSGRDRGGDASTAPLSLRHPPRVTEDLGFSSLLPLLRARRVADVDRAFDDWAEPVNVVQAADAEGGLLHRVAGRVPVRSEDNRTRIVNAWEPGHEWRGWYAPMPRGTVDDGIAVMANQRGPATPLGVEFAPPHRATRLRALLGTRRDWSAADMAALHMDTHLASAAPLLDRLAALDGLTPEAASLRDRLLHWDRHMAADSTEAAAYAAGRGAVVRRLAAHPALARLAEPPLYPEVFRPWLALVPRIAFALESLLRAEELYGIDRAEVVRAAVEEVAGDPPRGTWGDTHRLASWRALPDPSYDEREPGLSGDHDCVLCTSAVPGLTDRAARGPAARYVWDVARRENSLWVVPFGASGVPDSPHHRDQLPLWVRGDLVPVVTDWTQLMEDTTMTSEPYAASREAVHEQVVDGLGTVRVLRVDPDADLDVLHAWVTAERARFWGMGGFGREQVLETYRHLDSLDTHHAYLAVLDGRPAALFQTYEPEADRVGECYEVEPGDIGVHLLIAPAGEGDERPGHSSALLTAFTEYVLGVLDRRRVVVEPDTRNAKAITRLTRQGFVLGPPVVLPEIDLPEVYLPAKKAQLAFLTREAAGF from the coding sequence GTGACCGTCGAGATCTACCGTGATGCCTGGGGTGTCCCACATCTGCGCGCGGGCGACGCGCGTGAACTCGCCCACGCCCAGGGCCTGGCCACCGCCCACGACCGCGCCTGGCAGCTGGAGGTCGAACGGCACCGGGCGCGCGGCACCTCGGCCGCGTTCCTCGGCGCGGACGCGCTCGGCTGGGACCGGTTCGCGAGACAGGCCCGGCTCGACGACACGGCGAGACGCTGCTTCACCGCCCTGGAGAGACGGGACCCCGAGACGGCCGCCTGGGTCCGGGCGTACGTCGACGGGGTCAACCAGGGCCTGCCCGAAGGCGCCCGCCGCGCCCCCGAGTTCGCGAGCGTCGGCCTCGCCCCCGACCACTGGGAACCCTGGACCCCGCTCGGCGTCTGGCTCGCCACGCACATCCTCTTCGCCGGGTTCCCGGCCAAGCTCTGGCGCGAGGAGGTCGTACGCCATCTCGGTCCGGACGCGGTCGGCCTCTTCGCCACCGACGGACCCGGCACCTCCGGCAGCAACGGCTGGCTCGTCACCGGCGAGCGCACCGCCACCGGCGGGCCGGTCATCGCCGGCGACCCCCACCGCTACATCGAGGCCCTCGGCGTCTACCAGCAGATCCGCCTGTCCTGCCCGGAGTTCGACGTCATCGGCCTCGCCGTGCCGGGCGTCCCGGGCATCGCCCACTTCGGCCACACGGGCACGGTCGCCTGGTCGATCACCAACGCGATGGCCGACTGCCAGGACCTGTACCGCGAGCGGCTCCGGCGGACCGGCCACGGCGACCGGGTGGAGGCGCTCGGCCCGGACGGGGCCTGGCACCCCGCCTCCCGCCACACCGAGTTCATCGAGGTGGCCGGCGGCGACCCCGTTGAGGTGGAAGTGATCGAGACCGACCGCGGCCCGGTGGTCATCAACGGCGACACGGACCCGTACGGCGACACGGACCCGTACAGCGACACGGACCCGTACAGCGACGGCGACGGCGACACGGACGGTGGCAGCGGCAGGGACCGCGGCGGCGACGCCTCGACCGCCCCCCTCAGTCTCCGCCACCCGCCCCGAGTCACCGAGGACCTCGGCTTCTCCTCCCTCCTCCCCCTCCTCCGCGCCCGCCGGGTCGCCGACGTGGACCGCGCGTTCGACGACTGGGCCGAACCCGTCAACGTCGTCCAGGCCGCCGACGCCGAGGGCGGTCTGCTGCACCGGGTCGCGGGCAGGGTCCCGGTCCGGAGCGAGGACAACCGCACGCGGATCGTCAACGCCTGGGAGCCCGGGCACGAGTGGCGCGGCTGGTACGCCCCCATGCCGCGCGGCACGGTCGACGACGGCATCGCGGTGATGGCGAACCAGCGCGGCCCGGCGACCCCGCTCGGTGTCGAGTTCGCCCCGCCCCACCGGGCCACCCGGCTGCGCGCACTCCTCGGCACCCGGCGGGACTGGTCCGCCGCCGACATGGCCGCCCTCCACATGGACACCCATCTCGCCTCCGCGGCCCCGCTGTTGGACCGCCTCGCCGCCCTCGACGGCCTCACCCCCGAGGCCGCCTCCCTGCGCGACCGGCTCCTCCACTGGGACCGCCACATGGCAGCCGACAGCACGGAGGCGGCCGCCTATGCGGCGGGCCGGGGCGCGGTCGTACGCCGCCTCGCGGCCCACCCCGCCCTGGCCCGCCTCGCCGAACCCCCGCTGTACCCCGAAGTCTTCCGCCCCTGGCTCGCACTCGTCCCCCGAATCGCCTTCGCACTCGAAAGCCTGCTCAGGGCCGAGGAGTTGTACGGGATCGACCGTGCCGAGGTCGTCAGGGCGGCCGTGGAGGAGGTGGCCGGGGACCCGCCGAGGGGCACGTGGGGCGACACCCACCGCCTCGCTTCCTGGCGGGCGCTGCCGGACCCCTCGTACGACGAACGGGAGCCCGGGCTCTCCGGCGACCACGACTGCGTGCTGTGCACCTCCGCGGTGCCGGGGCTCACCGACCGGGCCGCCCGCGGTCCCGCCGCCCGCTATGTGTGGGACGTCGCGCGGCGCGAGAACAGCCTCTGGGTGGTGCCGTTCGGTGCCTCGGGTGTCCCGGATTCACCGCACCACCGCGATCAACTCCCCTTGTGGGTCCGGGGAGATCTCGTCCCCGTCGTGACCGACTGGACCCAGCTCATGGAGGACACAACGATGACGTCAGAGCCGTACGCCGCGAGCCGTGAGGCCGTTCACGAGCAGGTCGTCGACGGTCTCGGCACGGTCCGCGTCCTGCGTGTGGACCCGGACGCCGACCTGGACGTGCTCCATGCGTGGGTGACGGCCGAGCGTGCCCGGTTCTGGGGCATGGGCGGCTTCGGCAGGGAGCAGGTGCTGGAGACGTACCGGCATCTCGACTCCCTCGACACCCACCACGCCTACCTGGCCGTCCTGGACGGCCGGCCGGCCGCGCTCTTCCAGACGTACGAGCCGGAGGCCGACCGGGTCGGTGAGTGCTACGAGGTGGAGCCGGGCGACATCGGCGTCCATCTGCTGATCGCGCCCGCCGGCGAGGGCGACGAGCGGCCGGGGCACAGCTCGGCGCTGCTGACCGCGTTCACCGAGTATGTGCTGGGCGTCCTCGACCGGCGCCGGGTCGTGGTCGAACCCGACACCCGCAACGCGAAGGCGATCACCCGCCTGACCCGCCAGGGCTTCGTACTCGGTCCACCGGTCGTGCTCCCGGAGATCGACCTGCCGGAGGTGTACCTGCCGGCGAAGAAGGCCCAACTGGCGTTCCTGACAAGGGAAGCCGCGGGTTTTTAG
- a CDS encoding cupin domain-containing protein, giving the protein MTPEALVAHYKLEPIPKEGGLFARTWAGPERPDGRPEGSAIVVLLTAEPDDFSALHRLPADETWHFYLGDPLEMLLLSPDGTSRTVLLGPDVLRGQHLQYTVPAGTWMGARVATATGWSFFGCTMAPGFTYEGYEHGDAAELTARYPDRAARIAALSRP; this is encoded by the coding sequence ATCACTCCCGAAGCCCTTGTCGCCCACTACAAGCTGGAGCCCATCCCCAAGGAGGGCGGTCTCTTCGCCCGTACCTGGGCGGGTCCCGAACGGCCCGACGGCCGCCCCGAGGGGTCCGCGATAGTGGTCCTCCTGACCGCGGAACCCGATGACTTCTCCGCGCTCCACCGACTCCCCGCCGACGAGACCTGGCACTTCTACCTGGGGGATCCGCTGGAGATGCTGCTCCTGTCCCCCGACGGCACGTCCCGTACGGTCCTGCTCGGCCCCGACGTCCTCCGCGGCCAGCACCTCCAGTACACCGTGCCCGCAGGCACCTGGATGGGCGCGCGGGTCGCGACCGCCACCGGCTGGTCGTTCTTCGGGTGCACGATGGCGCCCGGTTTCACCTACGAGGGGTACGAGCACGGGGACGCGGCGGAACTCACCGCCCGCTACCCGGACCGGGCCGCGCGGATCGCCGCGCTGAGCCGCCCGTGA
- a CDS encoding copper resistance CopC/CopD family protein, which translates to MSAPRRAVALVVLLGTLFLLGGAGPASAHSAVRETTPGEGTVLKSAPKQVTMTFTESVGITDDSVRVLSPENRRVNAGDTEHASGRSDTVRVPLDDGLADGTYTVAWRVVSADSHPISGAFTFSIGKPSETTASVSAEPAVNPASGALYDIARYAAYAAVALLIGAATFVLVCRPPSAEPLRGLVRAGWWVLVATTAALLLFRGPYERGTGPSTLLDPELIENTLTSRPGWALLARLALLAGAAVFLVRVGRGASAETEGPEKEQVRPKPVVLAVGGLLAVGLAGTWAAAEHASAGIQVPLAMTSSVLHLLAMAVWLGGLAALLTTLHRSEALLSAASVALFSRLAFASVGVLVLTGVYQSWRGLGSWDAVFDTSYGRILVAKVCAVVVLLAAAGFSRRWTGRLTDAEEPLRVPVLETVGARAGGGADSGPGAGGSSGDTRESTSGESTSAAAGDGSGEKPDNESGPTSLPSARRGALRRSVLAEVVVGVVVLVITTVLTGTQPGRAEIETAAAEETAAAGQRTASTTLIPFDVGTPGGHGKVQIVLEPGRVGENTVEAVIIGPDGGIATVPEIRLSFTLASQKIGPIDAGLTDKGGYWGTSSLNLPIPGTWTMKVTVRTSDIDQVSETRRVKILR; encoded by the coding sequence GTGTCGGCGCCACGCCGGGCAGTCGCCCTCGTCGTCCTGCTGGGCACGCTGTTCCTGCTGGGCGGCGCGGGCCCGGCGTCCGCCCACTCGGCCGTGCGCGAGACGACCCCCGGTGAGGGAACCGTCCTCAAGTCCGCGCCGAAGCAGGTCACCATGACCTTCACCGAGTCGGTCGGCATCACCGACGACTCGGTGCGCGTCCTCAGCCCCGAGAACCGCCGGGTGAACGCGGGCGACACCGAGCACGCGTCCGGCCGGTCCGACACGGTCCGGGTGCCGCTCGACGACGGCCTGGCCGACGGTACGTACACCGTGGCCTGGCGGGTGGTCTCGGCGGACAGCCACCCCATCTCGGGTGCCTTCACCTTCTCCATCGGCAAACCGTCCGAGACCACGGCGTCCGTCTCCGCCGAGCCGGCCGTGAACCCCGCCTCGGGCGCGCTCTACGACATCGCCCGCTACGCCGCGTACGCCGCCGTCGCCCTGCTCATCGGCGCGGCCACCTTCGTCCTGGTCTGCCGCCCGCCCTCCGCCGAGCCGCTGCGCGGACTCGTCCGGGCCGGCTGGTGGGTCCTCGTCGCCACGACGGCCGCGCTCCTGCTGTTCCGCGGCCCGTACGAGCGCGGCACCGGCCCCTCCACCCTCCTCGACCCCGAACTCATCGAGAACACCCTGACCAGCAGGCCGGGCTGGGCCCTGCTGGCCCGGCTCGCACTGCTTGCGGGGGCGGCGGTCTTCCTCGTACGGGTCGGTCGGGGCGCATCGGCGGAGACGGAGGGTCCGGAGAAGGAACAGGTGCGGCCGAAGCCGGTCGTGCTCGCGGTCGGTGGGCTTCTCGCCGTCGGTCTGGCGGGTACCTGGGCGGCCGCCGAGCACGCGTCCGCCGGGATCCAGGTCCCCCTGGCGATGACCTCCTCCGTACTGCACCTGCTGGCGATGGCGGTCTGGCTGGGCGGTCTCGCGGCGCTCCTCACCACGCTCCACCGCTCGGAGGCGCTGCTCTCGGCGGCCTCCGTTGCCCTCTTCTCGCGCCTCGCGTTCGCCTCGGTCGGCGTGCTGGTGCTGACCGGCGTCTACCAGTCCTGGCGGGGGCTCGGCTCGTGGGACGCGGTGTTCGACACGTCGTACGGCCGGATCCTGGTCGCCAAGGTGTGCGCGGTGGTCGTACTGCTGGCGGCGGCGGGTTTCTCGCGCCGCTGGACGGGCCGGCTGACGGACGCGGAGGAGCCGTTGCGGGTCCCGGTGCTGGAGACGGTGGGGGCGCGTGCGGGCGGGGGCGCTGACTCCGGCCCTGGGGCGGGTGGTTCGAGTGGGGACACCAGGGAGTCCACGTCGGGGGAGTCCACGTCGGCCGCGGCCGGAGACGGGTCCGGCGAGAAGCCCGACAACGAGTCCGGGCCGACCTCTCTGCCCAGCGCCCGCCGCGGTGCCCTGCGCCGCTCGGTTCTGGCCGAGGTCGTCGTGGGCGTGGTCGTGCTGGTGATCACGACGGTTCTCACCGGTACGCAGCCGGGGCGCGCCGAGATCGAGACGGCGGCGGCCGAGGAGACCGCGGCGGCCGGTCAGCGGACCGCGTCGACGACGCTGATCCCCTTCGACGTCGGTACTCCGGGCGGCCACGGCAAGGTCCAGATCGTCCTGGAACCGGGCCGTGTCGGCGAGAACACGGTCGAGGCGGTCATCATCGGTCCGGACGGAGGCATCGCCACGGTCCCCGAGATCCGCCTCTCCTTCACCCTCGCCTCCCAGAAGATCGGCCCGATCGACGCCGGCCTCACCGACAAGGGTGGCTACTGGGGCACCTCGTCCCTCAACCTGCCCATCCCGGGCACCTGGACGATGAAGGTCACCGTCCGCACCTCGGACATCGACCAGGTGTCGGAGACGCGCCGGGTGAAGATCCTCCGCTGA
- a CDS encoding toxin-antitoxin system HicB family antitoxin produces the protein MDLTPYVDSLRRELAVAAEAGGDEARELAERLTAPLESATRLIMLNVLSAATDEITRELAPGSVDVRLRGLDPDFVVTPPPTDGGASAEPAEPVEPLRAPAPADGDESGTARVNLRMPAHLKARAEEAATREGLSVNAWLVRAVSAAVDGGTRPRTTERTQTIGQSITGWVR, from the coding sequence ATGGACCTCACCCCGTATGTCGACAGCCTCCGCCGCGAACTCGCGGTGGCCGCCGAAGCCGGCGGCGACGAAGCCCGCGAGCTGGCGGAGAGGCTGACGGCTCCCCTGGAGTCGGCGACCCGGCTGATCATGCTCAACGTGCTCTCCGCCGCGACGGACGAGATCACCCGTGAACTCGCCCCCGGCTCGGTCGACGTACGGCTGCGCGGGCTCGACCCCGACTTCGTCGTGACACCGCCGCCCACCGACGGCGGCGCCTCCGCGGAGCCGGCCGAGCCCGTCGAACCGCTAAGGGCCCCGGCCCCGGCCGACGGCGACGAGAGCGGCACCGCCCGCGTCAACCTGCGTATGCCGGCCCACCTCAAGGCCCGCGCGGAGGAGGCCGCGACCCGCGAGGGCCTGTCGGTCAACGCGTGGCTGGTGCGCGCGGTGTCGGCCGCGGTCGACGGCGGCACCCGGCCGCGTACGACCGAGAGGACCCAGACCATCGGCCAGAGCATCACGGGCTGGGTGCGCTGA
- a CDS encoding DUF4097 family beta strand repeat-containing protein, translating to MPSFETPEPISATAYVYAGSIRFTTGDRLDTVVDVRPRDPKKDLDVRTADQTEVSYASGTLTVTTPKANLLGRGGTVDVSVELPTGSNVDMTGAGTQMIGEGRLGEVRVKISAGDVRLDTTGPLQLKVSHGSSTVDRVEGMAEITTSTGNVRVGVVDGPAVLKNSHGSTTVGAVTGELRMSGANGAIDIARAEASVVGTTTNGSLRVAEVTRGNVQLETSNGAIEVGIREGTAAWLDVSSNRGHVRNTLAASEAPDQTEETVKVRARSNWGNIDVLRAKA from the coding sequence ATGCCTTCTTTCGAAACTCCCGAACCGATCTCGGCCACCGCCTACGTGTACGCCGGTTCCATCCGGTTCACCACGGGCGACCGCCTCGACACCGTCGTCGACGTGCGGCCCCGTGACCCGAAGAAGGACCTGGACGTACGGACGGCCGACCAGACCGAGGTCTCCTACGCGAGCGGCACCCTGACCGTCACCACGCCCAAAGCCAACCTGCTCGGGCGCGGCGGCACCGTCGACGTGTCCGTGGAACTGCCCACGGGCTCGAACGTCGACATGACCGGCGCCGGGACCCAGATGATCGGCGAGGGCCGGCTCGGCGAGGTCCGTGTGAAGATCTCGGCGGGTGACGTCCGCCTCGACACCACGGGCCCGCTGCAGCTGAAGGTCTCGCACGGCTCCAGCACCGTCGACCGGGTCGAAGGCATGGCCGAGATCACCACCAGCACCGGCAACGTGCGCGTCGGCGTTGTCGACGGCCCCGCCGTCCTGAAGAACTCGCACGGCAGCACGACCGTCGGCGCCGTGACCGGCGAGCTGCGGATGAGTGGCGCCAACGGCGCGATCGACATCGCGCGCGCCGAGGCCTCGGTCGTCGGCACCACGACCAACGGCTCCCTTCGCGTCGCCGAAGTCACCCGCGGCAACGTCCAGTTGGAGACCTCCAACGGCGCCATCGAGGTCGGTATCCGCGAGGGCACCGCCGCCTGGCTCGACGTCAGCTCCAACCGCGGGCACGTACGCAACACGCTCGCCGCGTCCGAGGCCCCGGACCAGACCGAGGAGACCGTCAAGGTCCGCGCACGGTCCAACTGGGGAAACATCGACGTCCTCCGCGCCAAGGCCTGA
- a CDS encoding SDR family NAD(P)-dependent oxidoreductase, translating into MSGQDGVHRDGHRRGLLGGLLDGQVALVTGASGGIGRGIALRFAEAGAAVAVHFRTNAEAAREVVDLIVGSGGRAVALRADLTIEDECHRLVREAADRCGGRLTALVNNAGVQPVQELPGMTAGDWRAVVDANVSSVFACTQAAVEAMRDGREQSGPSDLSDPGGPSDPGDRRGSSGGPVGSITHIASIEATHPAPLHAHYSASKAAVVAHARSAALEYGPYGIRVNTVSPGLIDRAGLAQAWPDGVRRWQQAVPTGRLGRPEDVGDACVFLASPMASWITGHDLVVDGGVSARPTW; encoded by the coding sequence GTGAGCGGCCAGGACGGCGTACACCGCGACGGACACCGCCGCGGACTTCTCGGTGGACTTCTGGACGGGCAGGTCGCCCTCGTCACCGGAGCGTCGGGCGGCATCGGCCGGGGCATCGCGCTGCGGTTCGCCGAGGCGGGGGCGGCCGTGGCCGTCCACTTCCGTACGAACGCGGAGGCCGCCCGTGAAGTCGTCGACCTCATTGTCGGCTCGGGCGGACGCGCCGTCGCCCTGCGTGCCGATCTGACCATCGAGGACGAGTGCCACCGCCTGGTGCGCGAGGCGGCCGACCGGTGCGGCGGCCGGCTGACGGCCCTGGTCAACAACGCGGGCGTACAGCCGGTCCAGGAGCTGCCCGGGATGACGGCGGGGGACTGGCGGGCGGTGGTCGACGCCAATGTGTCGAGCGTGTTCGCGTGCACGCAGGCGGCGGTGGAGGCGATGCGCGACGGGAGGGAGCAGAGCGGTCCTAGTGACCTGAGTGACCCGGGCGGCCCGAGTGACCCGGGCGACCGGCGGGGCTCGTCCGGTGGGCCTGTGGGCAGCATCACGCACATCGCGTCGATCGAGGCCACACACCCCGCTCCCCTGCACGCCCACTACTCCGCGTCCAAGGCGGCCGTCGTCGCGCACGCGCGCTCGGCGGCCCTGGAGTACGGTCCCTACGGAATCCGCGTGAACACGGTCTCCCCGGGGCTGATCGACCGCGCGGGCCTCGCGCAGGCGTGGCCCGACGGCGTACGGCGCTGGCAACAGGCGGTGCCCACCGGGAGGCTGGGGCGTCCCGAGGACGTGGGCGACGCCTGTGTCTTCCTCGCCTCGCCGATGGCCTCCTGGATCACCGGGCACGACCTGGTCGTGGACGGCGGGGTGTCGGCGCGGCCGACCTGGTGA